Within the Bacillus pumilus genome, the region GGCTAAAACCATTTCCTTGCCGATTCCTTGATCTCGATGGGATGGATTCACACTAATATGCTCGATTTGTACTTGGTTGTCTGTTTTCAACACACCAATGGCACCTACGATATCCTCGCCATCTTTCCAAAGGAACAGCTGCCGACTTTCATCCATTTCATAAGACTTCATCGTCTGCTGAAGCTGTTTGACGTCTTTCTCACCCGGCATGAAGGAGAGTAGCCCCATGGCAATTTTTTCAAAAGACCTCTTATAACGAATTAACATATATACCCCTCAATATTCAAATTATCCTTATGTCCAGCAAATGTCTCACGAATC harbors:
- a CDS encoding GNAT family N-acetyltransferase yields the protein MLIRYKRSFEKIAMGLLSFMPGEKDVKQLQQTMKSYEMDESRQLFLWKDGEDIVGAIGVLKTDNQVQIEHISVNPSHRDQGIGKEMVLAVEEVFKTKTLIPNELTQGFFHKCHSETN